Proteins encoded together in one Candidatus Desulfofervidus auxilii window:
- a CDS encoding GNAT family N-acetyltransferase, which yields MIEIHSLSLDEFKQNLENLIKIYLNAYKDLKAYAYTHRRNVKSYLKWLYKSDPESFFIAISDKKIIGFVAGTRFWWDKTYGEIGEVHEIVVDKPYQGKGIGKMLMERILFFLQKYHDTIGLWVGEKNQRAIAFYQHLGFNIVGQVGRWLRMIKEK from the coding sequence ATGATTGAAATTCATTCCTTATCTTTAGATGAATTTAAACAAAATTTGGAAAATTTAATCAAAATTTATCTTAATGCTTATAAAGATTTAAAGGCATATGCTTATACTCATAGACGTAATGTAAAAAGTTATCTTAAATGGCTTTATAAATCTGATCCAGAATCATTTTTTATTGCTATTTCTGATAAAAAAATAATTGGATTTGTAGCAGGAACCAGGTTTTGGTGGGATAAAACTTATGGTGAAATAGGTGAGGTGCATGAGATTGTTGTGGATAAACCTTATCAAGGCAAAGGAATAGGGAAGATGCTTATGGAGCGAATACTTTTCTTTTTACAAAAATATCATGATACTATTGGTCTTTGGGTAGGTGAAAAAAATCAAAGAGCCATTGCCTTTTATCAACATTTAGGATTTAATATCGTAGGGCAGGTAGGTAGATGGTTAAGAATGATAAAAGAGAAATAA
- a CDS encoding DNA recombination protein RmuC: protein MLESIMFIEILLLIIIFLLAILIFLFFKKTKDVESAVSNAWIKLGLDEKVGILATYAKDIRESYKSFEQLLRVPTERASFGELSLETILSDQLPQNMFGIRQKILDGKIPDANIKSTVGIICIDAKFPLDNYKKMLEVDEPKEKENFKKQFLKDVQGHLTKIAKDYVCPEKGSANFAFAYIPSESVYWFLVNEAFEILRDYAKKGVQVVSPLTFSHKIELIKAGVHAKRLSEDAEKIKNELIKLSKMFKEIDEKWRVFYQTHLRNLGNKAEELDKVYKRLKEEFERIERFK, encoded by the coding sequence ATGTTAGAATCAATCATGTTTATTGAAATCCTTTTATTAATAATTATTTTTCTTTTAGCAATTTTAATTTTTTTATTTTTCAAAAAAACAAAAGATGTAGAATCAGCAGTATCAAATGCATGGATAAAATTAGGTCTAGATGAAAAGGTAGGTATATTAGCTACTTATGCAAAGGATATAAGAGAAAGTTATAAGTCTTTTGAACAATTATTGCGTGTACCAACAGAAAGGGCATCATTTGGTGAATTAAGTCTTGAAACCATACTTTCTGACCAACTTCCTCAAAATATGTTTGGTATTAGACAAAAGATTTTAGATGGAAAGATTCCTGATGCCAATATTAAATCAACAGTAGGTATTATTTGTATAGATGCCAAATTTCCTTTAGATAATTATAAAAAAATGTTAGAAGTAGATGAGCCTAAAGAAAAGGAAAATTTTAAAAAACAATTTTTAAAAGATGTTCAAGGTCATTTAACAAAAATTGCTAAAGATTATGTCTGTCCAGAAAAAGGTTCAGCTAATTTTGCCTTTGCATATATTCCTTCTGAAAGTGTTTATTGGTTTTTAGTAAATGAGGCATTTGAGATACTTAGAGATTATGCTAAAAAAGGTGTGCAGGTGGTTTCACCACTTACTTTTTCACACAAAATTGAATTAATAAAAGCAGGTGTTCATGCTAAGAGGCTTTCAGAAGATGCAGAAAAAATAAAAAACGAATTAATTAAACTGTCAAAGATGTTTAAAGAAATTGATGAAAAATGGCGTGTGTTTTATCAAACTCATTTGAGAAATTTAGGAAATAAAGCAGAAGAATTAGATAAGGTGTATAAAAGACTTAAAGAGGAGTTTGAAAGGATTGAAAGATTTAAATAA
- a CDS encoding glycosyltransferase family 9 protein produces MIKEPKKILIIHLGALGDLMLSRPALLSIRKYFKKSEIHFLGKPHLIALIKKELDIKEIFNIEGRLFLNFFAGSADFLKIYDLVILFARYKRPQWNIIFEKAPTWFIQTIPSENNIHIALYQKNQLSQYGIKGISQFIPLSFSSSISMSKADYFIHPGSGSVTKNWLPQYFTKVIAEFSSLKPGLIVGPADEEIAEEILFFLENQYPRLYKKIIILKNLSLLELALIMQQGIFYLGNDSGISHLAAALGIPTFVIFGPTDAKIWQPWGKKVITFTSKISCAPCSDEKRRNCKQRICLEDIKPEEVVEGIRRVIKAVA; encoded by the coding sequence GTGATTAAGGAACCTAAAAAAATCCTTATTATTCATCTTGGTGCCTTGGGTGACCTAATGCTTTCTCGCCCTGCTTTACTCTCAATACGAAAATACTTTAAAAAAAGTGAGATTCATTTTTTAGGAAAGCCTCATCTTATTGCTCTTATTAAAAAAGAGCTTGATATTAAGGAGATTTTTAATATTGAAGGAAGACTATTTTTAAATTTTTTTGCAGGTAGTGCTGATTTTTTAAAAATATACGACTTAGTAATTCTTTTTGCCAGATATAAAAGACCACAATGGAATATTATTTTTGAAAAAGCACCTACTTGGTTTATTCAAACCATACCTTCTGAAAATAATATTCATATTGCACTTTATCAAAAAAATCAATTATCTCAGTATGGAATAAAAGGCATATCTCAATTTATTCCTTTATCTTTCTCATCTTCTATTTCAATGTCAAAAGCAGATTATTTTATCCATCCTGGCAGTGGAAGTGTAACCAAAAATTGGCTTCCTCAATATTTTACAAAAGTTATTGCAGAGTTTTCTTCTTTAAAGCCAGGCCTTATTGTTGGCCCAGCAGATGAAGAAATAGCTGAAGAAATCTTATTTTTCTTAGAAAATCAATATCCCCGTTTATACAAAAAGATAATAATTTTAAAAAATTTGTCTCTTTTAGAACTTGCTTTAATAATGCAGCAGGGAATTTTTTATTTAGGTAATGATAGTGGAATAAGCCATTTGGCAGCAGCATTAGGTATTCCTACTTTTGTTATTTTTGGCCCAACTGATGCAAAAATTTGGCAACCTTGGGGAAAAAAGGTAATAACATTTACTTCAAAAATTTCCTGTGCTCCTTGTTCAGATGAAAAAAGAAGAAATTGCAAGCAAAGAATATGTTTGGAAGATATCAAACCAGAGGAAGTAGTAGAAGGGATTAGAAGAGTGATTAAGGCAGTTGCATGA
- a CDS encoding M20/M25/M40 family metallo-hydrolase, whose protein sequence is MVKNDKREIKQILLTLLSIPSPTGEEMAILSWLEFFLSNLNFTTIWQSIDEKRANLFAYRGKPNYLIATHVDTVPAWDHPYAFSPKCEGEIIWGRGAIDTKGQIAALLMAVKHSDIPCALAFFVDEEKSGIGSEEFKPIFPFKGAIVLEPTNFTLAIFEAGSIEFSLKINGKAAHGALPKRGKNAIDIFFEIYQKLKSLPLWQDSLFEGAGINIGKIEGGIDCQIVAETCKVEIDLPIFPGKTPEEVWKEIETILKQYPVSWEIKSFDPPWEISPKEKVVELLAKSVEKEMPVRFSGMSAWTDAASLIQKGIPTVVFGAGDLAIAHTKEEKIDIKEVLKLFYILKNFLNKTLALDGD, encoded by the coding sequence ATGGTTAAGAATGATAAAAGAGAAATAAAACAAATATTACTTACTCTTCTTTCTATTCCAAGCCCTACAGGTGAAGAGATGGCTATTTTATCCTGGCTTGAATTTTTTCTTTCTAATTTAAATTTTACTACTATTTGGCAGTCTATAGATGAAAAACGGGCAAATTTATTTGCTTACCGTGGTAAGCCAAATTATCTTATTGCTACTCATGTAGATACTGTACCTGCTTGGGATCATCCTTATGCCTTTTCACCAAAATGTGAGGGAGAGATTATTTGGGGTAGGGGAGCAATTGATACTAAAGGGCAGATAGCAGCTTTACTTATGGCAGTAAAACATAGTGATATTCCTTGTGCTCTTGCTTTTTTTGTAGATGAAGAAAAAAGCGGGATTGGCTCAGAGGAATTTAAACCCATTTTTCCTTTTAAAGGGGCAATAGTGCTTGAGCCTACAAATTTTACTTTAGCTATTTTTGAAGCTGGTAGTATTGAGTTTTCTTTAAAAATAAATGGAAAAGCTGCTCATGGTGCATTACCTAAAAGAGGGAAAAATGCTATTGATATTTTTTTTGAAATTTATCAAAAATTAAAATCATTACCTTTATGGCAAGATTCTCTATTTGAAGGAGCAGGTATAAATATTGGAAAGATTGAAGGAGGAATAGATTGTCAAATTGTTGCTGAGACTTGTAAAGTAGAGATAGATTTGCCTATTTTTCCAGGAAAAACACCTGAAGAGGTGTGGAAAGAGATAGAGACTATTTTAAAACAATATCCAGTAAGTTGGGAGATAAAGTCTTTTGACCCTCCTTGGGAGATTTCTCCAAAAGAAAAAGTTGTAGAATTATTGGCAAAATCTGTAGAAAAAGAGATGCCTGTAAGATTTTCAGGTATGTCTGCTTGGACAGATGCAGCTAGTCTTATTCAAAAAGGTATTCCAACTGTTGTTTTTGGTGCTGGTGACTTAGCTATTGCCCATACAAAAGAAGAAAAAATAGATATTAAAGAAGTTTTAAAGCTTTTTTATATATTAAAAAATTTTCTTAATAAAACTCTTGCTTTAGACGGCGACTAA
- a CDS encoding CoA-binding protein gives MWRENIITDIETLKPLLSEAKVIAVIGLKDNPQRPSYQVAAYLQRAGYKIIPIHPKAKEVLGEKVYPDLKSVGQPIDIVDIFRASDKVSLHIEDVLTVKPKLAWMQVGIENWEAAEAWAKAGIKVVMNRCLMTEHAFLFGTKEAISCPVSFKK, from the coding sequence ATGTGGAGAGAGAATATCATTACAGACATAGAAACATTAAAACCTTTATTAAGTGAGGCAAAAGTTATAGCAGTTATTGGTCTTAAAGATAATCCACAAAGACCAAGTTATCAAGTAGCTGCTTATTTGCAGAGGGCAGGATATAAGATTATTCCCATTCATCCAAAAGCAAAGGAAGTATTAGGAGAAAAGGTTTATCCTGATTTAAAATCTGTTGGTCAACCAATAGATATTGTGGATATCTTTCGAGCATCTGATAAAGTAAGTCTTCATATTGAAGATGTCTTAACAGTTAAACCAAAGCTTGCTTGGATGCAAGTTGGTATTGAGAATTGGGAAGCAGCTGAGGCTTGGGCAAAAGCAGGTATAAAGGTAGTAATGAATCGTTGTTTAATGACTGAACATGCTTTTTTATTTGGAACTAAAGAGGCAATAAGCTGCCCAGTATCTTTTAAAAAGTAA
- the dtd gene encoding D-aminoacyl-tRNA deacylase: MKIVIQRVKEAKVLVNGKVIGKINKGILIFLGIAKGDTKEQAEWLAKKVCSLRIFPDESGKFNLSLKDINGEVLIISQFTLYGNCHKGRRPSFDKAASPQEAIFLYEAFIEMVKQEGVKVATGQFGALMEVHLINDGPVTFVIEK, translated from the coding sequence ATGAAAATCGTTATCCAGCGAGTGAAAGAAGCAAAGGTTTTGGTAAATGGAAAAGTTATAGGTAAAATCAATAAAGGTATTTTGATTTTTCTTGGTATTGCCAAAGGTGACACAAAAGAGCAAGCAGAATGGTTGGCTAAAAAAGTTTGTTCTTTACGTATATTCCCTGATGAATCAGGCAAATTTAATCTTTCATTAAAAGATATTAATGGTGAGGTTTTAATTATCTCTCAATTTACTCTTTATGGAAACTGCCATAAAGGTCGTCGTCCCTCTTTTGATAAGGCTGCTTCACCACAAGAGGCTATTTTTCTTTATGAAGCATTTATTGAGATGGTCAAACAAGAAGGGGTCAAAGTTGCCACAGGTCAATTTGGTGCTCTTATGGAGGTTCATCTGATAAATGATGGCCCGGTAACTTTTGTGATAGAGAAGTAA
- a CDS encoding NAD(P)/FAD-dependent oxidoreductase — protein MKTKVAIIGGGPASIATAIQLKRYKIDPLLFEQKELGGLLKNAYKVENYLGFPKGISGLKLVKLFKKHLKAYNVKVIFEKVILLDYKENYFLIRTSKNEYFSEIAVIASGTKPKTLNIIENREELKNKIFYEIYPILNIKNKHIVVIGAGDAAFDYALSLSKNNKILILNRGKRIKALPLLVERAMNNPSIKYCENSFIKKINKKGEKILIDFIKNGEITSIEVDYIVVAIGRVPQKDFYSLNLIKMEEELLSKGLLYLVGDVKNDIYRQTAIAIGDGIYTAMKIYWSRYESHR, from the coding sequence ATGAAAACTAAAGTAGCTATTATAGGTGGTGGGCCTGCTAGCATAGCTACAGCTATACAGCTTAAAAGATATAAAATAGACCCATTGTTATTTGAACAAAAAGAATTAGGTGGATTATTGAAAAATGCTTATAAAGTTGAAAATTATCTTGGTTTTCCTAAAGGTATTTCTGGATTAAAACTTGTTAAGCTTTTTAAAAAACATCTCAAAGCTTATAATGTTAAAGTAATTTTTGAAAAGGTCATTTTACTTGATTATAAAGAAAATTATTTTTTGATAAGAACCTCAAAAAATGAATATTTTTCAGAAATTGCTGTAATTGCCTCAGGTACCAAACCTAAAACATTGAATATAATAGAAAATAGAGAAGAATTAAAAAATAAAATATTTTATGAAATTTATCCAATTTTAAATATAAAAAATAAACATATTGTAGTTATAGGAGCAGGAGATGCTGCTTTTGATTATGCTTTAAGTCTTTCTAAAAATAATAAAATATTGATTTTAAACCGAGGAAAAAGAATAAAAGCCCTGCCTTTACTTGTAGAAAGAGCAATGAATAACCCAAGTATAAAATATTGTGAAAATTCTTTTATAAAAAAAATTAATAAAAAAGGAGAAAAAATTTTAATTGATTTTATAAAAAATGGAGAAATTACATCAATAGAAGTAGATTATATTGTAGTGGCCATTGGAAGGGTGCCTCAAAAAGATTTTTATTCATTAAATTTAATAAAAATGGAAGAAGAACTTTTGTCTAAAGGTTTGCTATATCTTGTAGGGGATGTTAAAAATGATATTTACAGACAAACAGCTATAGCCATTGGTGATGGTATTTATACAGCAATGAAGATTTATTGGAGTAGATATGAAAGTCATCGGTAA
- a CDS encoding isochorismatase family protein, with product MKEEYYNFENIDLQASKFLKIVEPYRKKHKFELNKTQIALLVLDMQKFFLNENSHAYIPSSKAIIPKIKKLQEFFLNHNLTVIQTRHLNTIKDAGQMVRWWNDLITIDNPLSIIIDELVDNRIEIIHKTQYDAFFNTNLEEILKNKGVKQILITGVMAHLCCETTARSAFMRNFEVFFVIDGTATYNRNFHLATLLNLSHGFAIPILTQEIINFLKNEN from the coding sequence ATGAAAGAAGAATATTATAATTTTGAAAATATTGATTTACAAGCAAGCAAATTTTTAAAAATAGTTGAACCATACAGGAAAAAACATAAATTTGAATTAAATAAAACTCAGATAGCACTTCTTGTTTTAGATATGCAAAAATTTTTTTTAAATGAAAATTCACATGCTTACATTCCTAGTAGTAAAGCAATAATTCCTAAAATTAAAAAATTGCAAGAATTTTTTCTAAATCATAATTTAACAGTAATACAAACAAGACATTTAAATACAATTAAGGATGCAGGACAAATGGTAAGATGGTGGAATGATCTTATAACAATTGATAATCCTCTATCAATTATAATAGATGAATTAGTAGATAATCGAATTGAAATAATTCATAAGACACAATATGATGCTTTTTTTAATACAAATTTAGAAGAAATTTTAAAAAATAAAGGAGTAAAACAGATTCTGATTACAGGTGTAATGGCTCATTTATGTTGTGAAACAACAGCACGCTCTGCTTTTATGAGAAATTTTGAAGTATTTTTTGTTATAGATGGAACAGCAACTTATAACAGAAATTTTCATTTGGCTACATTATTAAATCTATCTCATGGATTTGCCATACCGATACTTACACAAGAAATTATCAATTTTTTAAAAAATGAAAACTAA
- a CDS encoding NAD(P)H-dependent glycerol-3-phosphate dehydrogenase, producing the protein MSSLAIIGAGSWGTALALLLAKKGIKIKLWVHSKETYQVLIDKKENIFYLPGIKIPSLIFPTQSLAEAISGQKDILIAVPSHVYREILSKIRPYLISNCHIISATKGIETDSLLTMSKVTKEILSDLSYSYSVLSGPSFAKEVSQGLPTAVTVASANEEVAIYTQRLFSTNYFRVYTHHDVLGVELGGALKNIVAIAAGISEGLGLGHNARAALITRGLAEITRLGIKLGAEEKTFAGLSGMGDLVLTCTSKLSRNYNLGKRLGTGEKLTEILSSMRMVAEGVNTTKAAYILSQEIGVEMPITKEVYAILYEEKSPKEGLKELLSRRLKQEFY; encoded by the coding sequence ATGTCTTCTTTAGCTATTATTGGTGCTGGAAGTTGGGGTACTGCCTTAGCATTACTTTTAGCAAAAAAAGGCATAAAAATAAAACTTTGGGTACATAGTAAAGAAACTTATCAGGTTCTTATTGATAAAAAAGAGAATATTTTTTATTTACCTGGTATAAAAATTCCTTCCTTAATCTTTCCTACTCAATCATTGGCTGAAGCTATTTCCGGACAAAAAGATATCTTAATTGCTGTGCCTTCTCATGTTTATCGTGAAATTTTAAGCAAAATAAGACCTTATCTTATATCTAATTGTCATATTATTTCAGCCACAAAAGGTATAGAAACAGATAGTTTATTAACTATGTCTAAAGTAACAAAAGAAATCCTTTCAGATTTATCTTATAGCTATAGTGTTCTTTCTGGCCCAAGCTTTGCGAAAGAAGTGTCTCAAGGTTTACCAACTGCAGTTACTGTAGCTTCTGCAAATGAGGAAGTAGCTATTTATACACAGCGTCTTTTTTCAACTAATTATTTTCGTGTTTATACTCATCATGATGTCTTAGGAGTAGAATTAGGCGGAGCTTTAAAAAACATTGTTGCTATTGCTGCTGGTATTTCTGAAGGTTTGGGATTAGGTCATAATGCTAGAGCAGCTCTAATTACAAGAGGCTTAGCAGAAATTACACGTCTAGGAATTAAATTAGGAGCAGAAGAAAAAACCTTTGCTGGACTTTCTGGAATGGGAGATTTAGTGCTTACTTGTACTAGTAAATTAAGCCGCAATTATAATCTAGGTAAACGTTTAGGAACAGGTGAAAAATTAACTGAGATTCTATCTTCTATGCGTATGGTAGCAGAGGGTGTAAATACCACAAAGGCAGCTTATATCCTTTCTCAAGAAATAGGGGTAGAAATGCCCATAACTAAAGAAGTTTATGCAATTCTTTATGAAGAAAAATCTCCTAAAGAAGGACTTAAAGAGTTACTTAGTCGCCGTCTAAAGCAAGAGTTTTATTAA
- a CDS encoding radical SAM protein — MKVIGKVGRDDIAIVYLAEIRKGEFIEFVESIQPPLKREEKWVLIISTLLGCPVGCLMCDAGGWYKGRLSKDEIMNQIDYMIKNRFPTKKIPVKKFKIQFARMGEPSFNYHVLEVLKELPIKYDAPGLMPCISTVAPKGSESFFEKLLKIKQRYYNGRFQLQFSIHTTDVKLRDKIIPIKKWDFSEIAAYGNKFYKKGDRKITLNFALAKSWPLEADILLKYFDPEIFLIKITPINPTIKAKENMIESYINPTSNNEIAFNLRKKGYEVIVSIGELEENRIGSNCGQFLRRFLENNYKIEGAYEYKVIS, encoded by the coding sequence ATGAAAGTCATCGGTAAAGTAGGTAGAGATGACATTGCTATTGTCTATTTAGCTGAAATTAGAAAAGGTGAATTTATTGAATTTGTAGAATCTATACAACCTCCTTTAAAAAGAGAAGAAAAGTGGGTCTTAATAATATCTACACTTTTAGGCTGTCCAGTAGGATGTCTTATGTGTGATGCAGGTGGATGGTATAAAGGGAGACTTTCAAAAGATGAAATTATGAATCAAATTGATTATATGATAAAAAATAGATTTCCAACAAAAAAGATACCTGTAAAAAAATTTAAGATACAATTTGCTAGAATGGGGGAGCCATCATTTAACTATCATGTGCTTGAGGTATTAAAAGAGCTTCCCATAAAATATGATGCACCTGGACTTATGCCTTGCATATCTACAGTAGCACCAAAAGGAAGTGAAAGTTTTTTTGAAAAATTATTAAAAATAAAACAAAGATACTATAATGGAAGATTTCAATTGCAGTTTTCAATACATACAACTGATGTCAAATTAAGGGATAAAATTATTCCTATAAAAAAATGGGATTTTTCAGAAATTGCAGCATATGGAAATAAATTTTATAAAAAAGGAGATAGAAAAATTACATTAAATTTTGCTCTAGCAAAGAGTTGGCCATTAGAAGCCGATATTTTATTAAAATATTTTGACCCAGAGATATTTTTAATAAAAATTACTCCAATAAACCCTACTATTAAAGCAAAAGAAAATATGATTGAAAGTTATATAAATCCTACTTCTAATAATGAAATAGCATTTAATTTAAGAAAAAAAGGATATGAAGTTATTGTAAGTATTGGAGAATTAGAAGAAAATAGAATAGGAAGCAATTGTGGACAATTTTTGAGAAGATTTTTAGAAAATAATTATAAAATTGAAGGAGCATATGAATATAAAGTAATTTCATGA
- the ade gene encoding adenine deaminase, whose product MKDLNKLSHLIAVARGDIAADLLIKNAKVVNVFSGEIYKANVAIAENQIAGIGDYQKGKLIINAKERYLIPGLMDAHIHLESTLLTPSALASAIIPHGTTSIFIDPHEIANVLGLKGIEYILKASEDLPLNVFVLAPSCVPATDLETSGATLSLKEISILLKHPRVIGLAEMMNFPGVINAFSDVLEKILITKKAKKIIDGHAPLLKGLFLQAYISAGIDADHESIEISEAKEKIRAGMWLMLREGSAAKNLMSLLPVIDNYSVHRCIFCCDDREPEDLIKEGHIDYLIRLAVKAGLDPIWAIKMATINCAQRFGIKQLGAIAPGYQADLVLIDNLKNFQIEMVIKDGNIIYEEGVLKVSLSPYLEPEITKTINLKEINPDMFKIKIKGEKARVIEIIPGQILTKHLIKEVKKQADEVLADPERDIVKVAVIERHHATGNIGLGLISGLGLKSGALASSVAHDSHNIIVVGVNDRDMYIAVKAIKEMQGGFVVVENGMVKAGLSLPIAGLISPLNAKEVAFHMEVLKEAAHRQGVTQENPFLTLSFIALPVIPELRLTDKGLVDVNKFEFVPLEAE is encoded by the coding sequence TTGAAAGATTTAAATAAATTAAGTCACCTTATTGCTGTTGCTAGAGGTGATATAGCTGCTGATTTATTGATAAAAAATGCAAAGGTAGTTAATGTCTTTAGTGGTGAAATCTATAAAGCTAATGTAGCTATTGCTGAAAATCAGATTGCTGGTATAGGTGATTATCAAAAAGGAAAGTTAATAATAAATGCAAAAGAGCGTTATTTAATTCCAGGTTTAATGGATGCCCATATTCATTTAGAGAGTACCCTTTTAACTCCATCTGCCTTAGCATCAGCCATTATTCCTCATGGTACAACTTCCATTTTTATTGACCCTCATGAGATTGCCAATGTATTAGGATTAAAAGGTATTGAATATATTTTAAAAGCAAGCGAAGATTTACCTTTAAATGTATTTGTTCTTGCTCCTTCTTGTGTTCCAGCTACAGATTTAGAAACAAGTGGGGCTACTCTTAGTCTAAAGGAGATTTCTATTTTGTTAAAACATCCACGGGTAATAGGGCTAGCTGAGATGATGAATTTTCCTGGCGTAATCAATGCCTTTTCAGATGTGCTTGAAAAGATTTTAATTACTAAAAAGGCAAAAAAAATTATTGATGGACATGCACCACTATTAAAAGGGTTATTTCTACAAGCTTATATCAGTGCAGGTATAGATGCTGATCATGAAAGTATTGAAATTTCTGAGGCAAAAGAAAAAATTCGTGCTGGAATGTGGTTGATGCTGCGGGAAGGGAGTGCTGCTAAAAATTTAATGAGTCTTTTACCTGTAATAGATAATTATAGTGTTCATCGATGTATTTTTTGTTGTGATGATAGGGAACCAGAAGATTTAATAAAAGAAGGTCATATTGATTACCTTATTCGTTTAGCTGTAAAAGCTGGCTTAGATCCTATTTGGGCAATAAAAATGGCTACAATTAATTGTGCTCAAAGATTTGGGATAAAACAGCTTGGTGCAATTGCTCCAGGATATCAAGCAGACTTAGTTTTAATAGATAATTTAAAAAATTTTCAAATAGAAATGGTGATAAAAGATGGAAATATTATTTATGAAGAAGGTGTATTGAAAGTCTCTCTTTCTCCTTATCTTGAGCCTGAAATTACAAAAACTATAAATCTAAAAGAAATTAATCCTGATATGTTCAAAATTAAAATAAAAGGGGAAAAAGCAAGAGTTATTGAGATAATTCCAGGTCAAATTTTAACTAAACATTTAATAAAGGAAGTAAAAAAACAAGCTGATGAAGTTTTGGCTGACCCAGAAAGAGATATTGTTAAAGTAGCTGTTATTGAACGTCATCATGCTACAGGAAATATAGGATTAGGATTGATTTCAGGATTAGGTTTAAAAAGTGGTGCTTTAGCATCTTCAGTAGCACATGACAGTCATAATATTATTGTGGTTGGTGTTAATGATAGGGATATGTATATAGCAGTTAAGGCTATTAAAGAGATGCAGGGTGGTTTTGTGGTAGTAGAAAATGGGATGGTAAAAGCGGGACTTTCTTTACCTATTGCTGGTTTGATCTCACCTTTAAATGCAAAGGAAGTAGCTTTTCATATGGAGGTATTAAAAGAAGCAGCTCATAGGCAAGGAGTAACTCAAGAAAATCCCTTTTTAACTTTATCTTTCATTGCCTTACCAGTAATACCAGAGTTACGTTTAACAGATAAAGGCTTAGTAGATGTAAATAAATTTGAATTTGTGCCTTTAGAAGCAGAATGA
- a CDS encoding SagB/ThcOx family dehydrogenase, whose translation MKIYQKGIGYRYLFETKYFRDRPLIDDLGLIASPPPYKIYPNARKIILPKPHFPPCDFWEIIAKRRSKRNYTKKPMDLKTLAHLLWASQGITSKSGYRAAPSAGALYPVETYLSIQNVENVDKGIYHFNILEFCLEELAKGDFKNDLTNAALGQGMVRQAAVVFIWTAVILRCMAKYRNRAIRYIFLDAGHICQNMLLAATALGLGACPIGAFFDEEIDRILGIDSENEMTIYIATVGRL comes from the coding sequence ATGAAAATTTATCAAAAAGGCATAGGTTATCGCTATCTTTTTGAGACGAAATATTTTAGAGATAGGCCTTTAATTGACGATTTAGGCTTAATTGCCTCACCTCCTCCCTATAAAATTTATCCAAATGCTAGGAAAATAATATTACCTAAACCCCATTTCCCTCCTTGTGATTTTTGGGAAATTATTGCTAAAAGACGTAGCAAACGCAATTATACAAAAAAACCAATGGATTTAAAGACACTTGCCCATTTACTTTGGGCATCTCAAGGCATTACTTCTAAAAGTGGTTATCGAGCAGCACCATCTGCTGGCGCTCTTTATCCAGTAGAGACTTATCTTTCTATTCAAAATGTAGAGAATGTAGATAAAGGAATCTATCATTTCAATATACTTGAATTTTGTTTAGAAGAATTGGCAAAAGGTGATTTTAAAAATGATTTAACTAATGCTGCCTTAGGGCAAGGGATGGTAAGACAAGCAGCAGTTGTCTTTATTTGGACAGCCGTAATTTTACGCTGTATGGCTAAATACAGAAATAGAGCTATTCGATATATATTTCTTGATGCAGGTCATATTTGCCAAAATATGCTTTTAGCAGCTACTGCTTTGGGATTAGGAGCTTGTCCCATTGGTGCATTTTTTGATGAAGAGATAGATAGAATTTTAGGAATAGATAGCGAAAATGAAATGACTATTTATATTGCCACTGTTGGCAGACTGTGA